Within the Pseudomonas oryzae genome, the region GGTAGTCGTCGACCTGCTCGCGGTTGGCCGGATTCTTCAAAAAGCGCCAGCCTTCCTCGTCGCTGGTGCGGCAGATGAAGGCGCCCTGCAGCAGGCGCTCGATGACCTTGCCCTTATTCGACAGCATCAGACGGTCTCCTCGCTCAGGCGGGTTTTCAGGCGTTCGCCGATCACGTCCAGACGCGGCTTGACCACCTGCAGCCGGCGGCTCTGCTTGTCGACGATGTAGCGGTTCTTGAACAGCGCCAGCACCTCGGAGTCCGGGTTGGGGAAGGCGCCGAGGATGCGGATGGCGTTGCTGGCGCAGGCGTCGAAGATCTTCTTCACGTTGCTGTGGTGCAGGGTGCCCAGCTCGTCGATCGGCCAGTGGATGGTCGCCGGGGCGCGGCCGCGCAGCAGGCGGGTGAAGGCGAGCAGGAACTTGCAGAGGATCAGGTAGGCCATGCCGTGGCTGGACGACTCGTTGAGCTGGCGGTCGGTGCGGATCACCAGGTCGCTGTTGCCCTCGCGCAGGCGCAGCTCGATCTCCAAGAGGCCGGCGATACCGCTGGTCAGCGCCGAGCGGCCGAGCACCTCGAGGGCGCGGCGCATGCTGCCGGTGTAGTCCTCGCCGGGCAGCTCACTGAAGCCGCTGTCCTCCCATTCGCGGTAGGCGGCGACGAAGGCGCGCAGCTCCGGCCAGAACTCCAGTTCGGTGATCTTCGAGCGGATGGTCACCGCCGAGTTGGACACGCCGTCGAGGAACAGTTCCTCGCCGACCTCGCGGGTGATCCGCGCGCTCTGGCTGGCGATGCGCTGATCGATGTCGGCGAGCACGGCGAAGTAGTCGAACAGGTCCTTGCCGAAGATCCGCCCCTGCTCGCGCAGTGCGGTGATGCTCTGCGGCACCAGCACGTTGAGCAGCTGGGCCAGCGCCGGCACCAGGCGGCGGTAGTCGAGGGTCGGCACGCCGCGCTCGCTGACCAGGCTGCATTCCTCGCGGCTGCGCTCCCAGGTCTCGGTCAGGCTGGAGCCGGCCTTGCCGGCGATCAGGCTGTCGAAGCGCTCGACGTGCTGCTTGATGGCGGCGAGCAGGTTCTCGCGGCCGTGCAGCAGTTCCTGGGCCAGGCGCAGGCGCTCGTCCAGCTCGCCGGCCGGCGTCTGGCCGTCGCGCGGCAGCTTGAGCTCGCCGAGGCGCTTGAGCAGGGCCTTGAGGCTGTCCAGTTGCTCGACGACCTGGCCCTGGGCCTGCAGGGCCTGGCGGCGCTGCTGTTCGAGCGCGTCGCGGCGGCTCTTGAAGGTCTGGGTGGCGGTGTCCAGGCGCAGCTTGAGGTCGGTGGCCTCGCGCTTGCGCTCGACCAGGTCCTCCTGCAGCTGCGGCTTGCGCTTGAGCCAGGTGACCGCGTACCACTCATCAAAGCGGTGCACCTCGGCGCGGCGCGCCTCGGTCTCGCGGATGCGCTGCTCGCGCTCGCGGATGCCGCTCTTCAGCTGGATCAGCTGCGCCTCGTCGACGCCGCGCGACTTCAGTTCGTTGCGGTACCAGCTTTCGCAGGCGGCCAGCTCGGCCTTGCCCTGGGCGCGCTGCTCCTCCAGCTGGCCGCGCAGCTGGGCCAGGCGCTGTTCCAGGTCGCCGATCACCTGCTGCCAGTGCGCGCTGGTGTCCAGGCGCGCCTCGCGGTGCTGGCTGTCCAGCTCCTCCAGCAGGCTGGCGTGCTCCAGCTTGAGCTGGGCGAGGGCGGTGTCCAGGTCGGCGAGCTGCTGGCGCGCGGCCTGGCGGCGCTCGGCGAGGGCGGCGTCGAGGCGTTCCTTGAGCGCGGCGCGCTCCTCCTTGAGGCGCTGGCGGTTGTCCTTGGCGGTCTGCAGGGCGGTACGCGCCACCACCAGGCGGGTGTTCAGCTCCTCCAGCGCGGCGCCGTGCTCGCCCAGCTGGCTTTCCACCTGCTCCTGCTGGTTGCGGGCGTCCTGCAGGTTGTCGCCGGCCAGCTGCACGCGGTGGCGCAACTCCGCCTCGCCTGCGGCGTGCTCCGGGGTGGCCAGCGCGGCGAGGTCGAGCTGCACGCCGTACAGGCTGTCAGCCGGCGCCGCGCTGAGGGCCGGCTTGAGGTCGTTGCGCTGTAGCAGACTGGGCTCGATGACCTTGCCGAGGCTCTGCTCCCAGCCCGGCTGCTCGCGGCGCAGGAATTCCAGCAGGCTGTGCTGGCCGGGGTAGAGCAGACGCTCGGCGTCGTCCAGCTCGCGCTGGCGTTCGCCGACCCGGCGGCTGGCCTGGGCGAGCTGCTGGGCGGCTTCCTCGCGCTGGCGCAGCAGCAGGCGCTCCTGCTGCTGCAAGGCGTCGAGTTGCTGGGCGGCGCCGTCGCGCTGCTCGTCGGCCTCCTCCAGGCGGCGGTCGAAGACCTCCAGGCCGAGCGCCTCCTCCTCGCTGTAGGCGAAGCTGGCGATCAACTGCTCCTGGCGGCTCTTCTCCAGCTCGAGGGCGTGGCGGCGCTCGCGGCTGGCGCTTTCCGCCTCCTGGCGGCGGTTGGCGAAGGCGCGGTCGAGCTGGGCGAGGGCCTCGTGCCTGTGCTGGTTGCGCTCGGCCAGTTCGTCGCGCACCCGGCCTTCCTGCTCGTGCAGGCGGTCGAGGGCTTCCTGCTGGCGCTCCTGGACGATCTGCTTGCGCTCCAGGTAGGCGTTCTGCACGTCGGCGTGCTGCTCGGTGAGCAGGCGCAGGCGCTCCTTGTGGTTGTCCAGTTCCAGGCGCCAGCCGTCGAGCTTCTCGAGGTCGGCCTTGGCCTGGTCGATGTCGGCGTCGAGGTACTGCTGGTACTGCTCCTCGATGTGCTGCAGCTGGGTTTCCGCACTCTCGATGCGCGCCTGGACCTGCGACAGCTCGAGGCTGAGGGCGTCGCGCTGGTCCCTCCAGTCGTCTTCCAGCAGCTTGAGTTCGAAGCCGCTCTGCTCGAGGGCGAGGCGCAGCTGCTCCTGGCGGGCGAACAGCAGCGGCTGGTCGGTCTGGAAGGCCTGCAGCAGGCCGGCCAGGCGCGCCTCGTTGCCCTGCAGCTCTGCGAAGTCGTGCTCCAGGCGGGCGAACTGCGGGCGCAGGGCGGCGAAGCCCTGGATCAGCTGGCTGTCGCGGATCCAGTCCTCGACCTTCTGCGGGCTGAGGCCGGTGGTCGGCGGCGCCACGCCGTCCTCCTCGAGGATGGCGGCGACCATCGACTTGACCGTCTCCATCTTGCCCTCGCGCGAGTGCACGGCGCGCACCAGCTTCTCGATGTGGCGCAGGCTGTGCTCGCCGGCGCACAGCGAGAACTGCCGGGCCAACTGGCGCAGTTCGCCGCGCTGGCTGTCGGCGGCGAGCAGGCTGCGGTCGTTCTGGATGATCGCGCGGTACTGGCGGGTGTTCAGCTGGTTGCTGACCGCCACCCCGCTCTGGCGGAAGTGGCGGCCCAGCTCGGCCATGCTGCGGCAGACCACGACATCGCCCTGGCGGCTGCGGATGTAGTCGTCCAGCTCGAAGCCCTTGTGCGCCAGGCGGTAGTCGACGCCGCGGCCGTCGCTGCTGGCGGCGAGAATGGTCTGGCAGGCCTCGCCGTCCATGCGCTGGTATTCGTAGACGATGAAGCTCTGCTCGGTCGGCAGGTACCAGCGTTCGAAGCTGTCGCGGGTGGCCGGCACCACGCGGCTCGGGTATTCGCCGTAGAACACCGGCACCAGGCGCTGCAGGGTGGTCTTGCCGGAGGCGTTGGTGCCGCAGATGTTGGTGTGGTCGTCCACGACCAGCTCGACCACGCCCGCGAGGTGGGTGTTGATCAGGATGATGCGATTGAGGCTGGGCATGTAGATCCTCTGAATTGCAGGAAGACGCGGCAGGCCGCGTGCAACAGGCGCGCAGTGTAGGCGAGGCGCCGGAGACTGTCCGGCGCGTGCGTCACCGTTCCGTGCGGCCGGCCAGGTGTGGCCGACCAGGTGCGGCCGGCCGGGTCAGTCGAAGGTGGCGTTCAGCGTGTCCAGCAGCACCCGCACCTTGGTGAGGGATTCCTGGTACTCGGCCTGCCAGTCGGAGTCCATGACGATGCCGCCGCCGCCCCAGCAGCTGGCGCGGCCATTGCGCACCAGCACGGTGCGGATGCAGATCGAGCTGTCCATCTCGCCGCGGCAGTCGACATACAGCAGCGAGCCGCAGTAGATGGCGCGGCGGGTCGGCTCCAGCTCGTCGATGATCTGCATGGCGCGGATCTTCGGCGCGCCGGTGATCGAGCCGCCGGGGAAACTGCCGGCCAGCAGGTCGAAGGCGTCGAGGCCCGCGGCCAGTTCGCCGGTCACGCTGCTCACCAGGTGGTGGACATTGGGATAGCTTTCCAGGGCGAAGAGTTCCGGCACGCGCACCGAGCCGATGCGGCAGCTGCGGCCGAGGTCGTTGCGCAGCAGGTCGACGATCATCAGGTTCTCGGCGCGGTCCTTGCGGCTGCCCTGCAGTTCCTCGGCGAAGGCCTGGTCCTCGCCGGTGCTGCGTCCGCGCGGGCGGGTGCCCTTGATCGGCCGGGTCTCCACCTGGCCGTGGTGCAC harbors:
- a CDS encoding ATP-binding protein, yielding MPSLNRIILINTHLAGVVELVVDDHTNICGTNASGKTTLQRLVPVFYGEYPSRVVPATRDSFERWYLPTEQSFIVYEYQRMDGEACQTILAASSDGRGVDYRLAHKGFELDDYIRSRQGDVVVCRSMAELGRHFRQSGVAVSNQLNTRQYRAIIQNDRSLLAADSQRGELRQLARQFSLCAGEHSLRHIEKLVRAVHSREGKMETVKSMVAAILEEDGVAPPTTGLSPQKVEDWIRDSQLIQGFAALRPQFARLEHDFAELQGNEARLAGLLQAFQTDQPLLFARQEQLRLALEQSGFELKLLEDDWRDQRDALSLELSQVQARIESAETQLQHIEEQYQQYLDADIDQAKADLEKLDGWRLELDNHKERLRLLTEQHADVQNAYLERKQIVQERQQEALDRLHEQEGRVRDELAERNQHRHEALAQLDRAFANRRQEAESASRERRHALELEKSRQEQLIASFAYSEEEALGLEVFDRRLEEADEQRDGAAQQLDALQQQERLLLRQREEAAQQLAQASRRVGERQRELDDAERLLYPGQHSLLEFLRREQPGWEQSLGKVIEPSLLQRNDLKPALSAAPADSLYGVQLDLAALATPEHAAGEAELRHRVQLAGDNLQDARNQQEQVESQLGEHGAALEELNTRLVVARTALQTAKDNRQRLKEERAALKERLDAALAERRQAARQQLADLDTALAQLKLEHASLLEELDSQHREARLDTSAHWQQVIGDLEQRLAQLRGQLEEQRAQGKAELAACESWYRNELKSRGVDEAQLIQLKSGIREREQRIRETEARRAEVHRFDEWYAVTWLKRKPQLQEDLVERKREATDLKLRLDTATQTFKSRRDALEQQRRQALQAQGQVVEQLDSLKALLKRLGELKLPRDGQTPAGELDERLRLAQELLHGRENLLAAIKQHVERFDSLIAGKAGSSLTETWERSREECSLVSERGVPTLDYRRLVPALAQLLNVLVPQSITALREQGRIFGKDLFDYFAVLADIDQRIASQSARITREVGEELFLDGVSNSAVTIRSKITELEFWPELRAFVAAYREWEDSGFSELPGEDYTGSMRRALEVLGRSALTSGIAGLLEIELRLREGNSDLVIRTDRQLNESSSHGMAYLILCKFLLAFTRLLRGRAPATIHWPIDELGTLHHSNVKKIFDACASNAIRILGAFPNPDSEVLALFKNRYIVDKQSRRLQVVKPRLDVIGERLKTRLSEETV